The DNA region ATGAGAACATAACCTGAAAGAATCAAGATGTGTGATTCAGCTTTGGAACCGATTCAAACTGAATCACTCCCTGAACATCGTGAACTGATTCAGAACTGTGACCGATCTGAACTGAATCACTGTATTTTCTTCTGCTCTGTTGAATCTGAACGATTCCAGTGATTCTGCGAAGCTGCTTTGAATCAGtctgtactgaataaaactttatagaaataaatgagcTAGGGAAAGCCTGAtctaaatgaagaaagaaaaacgtAGTTCAGCTGCTCCTAAATATAAAGTAGAAAATTCAGCAATCATTTTTATCATGAAAAGCACTATAAATAAAGTTGAGTTGAATAGTTCATGAGATCAAATCCATTAACCACTGAACTATTATTTCCTCAAAgacctaaaaattaaaacaaaaataataacctaAGAGTCAATTAACGGtttaaagaaaatctaaaaattgagaaaatcatctttaaagttgtttaaatgaaattctTAGCAAAGTAGTAAAATGACaaagttatatatttactaaatatcttgaaatatcattgaacatgatcttaatatcCCAAGGATTTTTGTcatatataattttgacccaaacAGTGTAGtctatttctataaatatcttctgactgcttctgtgctccagagacagaaataataaacacatgcaGTTAACCTGAATATAATCTCAGCGTGACAAAGACACGAAGGAAAGCGCAGGAAAACTCAGAGCATGATGTTCTGGATCTGATTCTGGACTCAATGAACTCTTTGTCTCTCGGTGAAAACGGAGGAAGAAGCCATGCGTTCATTAAACAAAACGCTCGTTACGACACGCATTCAGATCAAAGCACGCTTCAGCGATTCACTtcaacatcacacacactgaaaaacaGCAGACTTTATTCTTTACTGGCAGACATTCTGCTGAAGACAAACTAAAGATTGAACTCGGTCTTAAAAAAAACCTGGACTCGtaataaaagctgaatatgAACTCTGTGCATCTATTCTCTATCGTGTTAATCgtgtcactcacacacacacacacacacacgcacgcacacacgcacacacacactcacacacacacactctcacacacacacacacacacacacacacacacacacgggtcagTACTGGCAGTTCATGCAGCGCACAGCTTTGCTGCCGTAGTCCAGACACTCGGGTCCGATGCACTCGCAGCAGGCGTTGTGGAACCAGCGGTACTTAGACGCTCCCATCGACTCACAGTACTGCTTACACTGACGGATGGACACACAGTCATCGAAGTACACCACCGTACACTGCttatctgtacacacacacacacacacacacacacacacagcttcagACATCTCAGATACACTTGAGCAAAACATCGCACATAAAAATCTTGCAGATTTtctctttgattaaaaaacacaaacctaaAGACTCATAAATGTGTGCTGATtaatcacaaatgtttttgtttacatcataatgtgtgtgtacttgtgtatatttaaatacacacacatacagtatgtattttgacATTAGAATAATTTGTCATATCTTtccagtatttttgatcaagtcAGCACAGCATcgctgagcagaagagactctTCAGAAACAGCAATCTTCAGACGCCTGAGCTGTATTTTAAGGGTCAGTGCGTTTCCGGACACCTGCTCTCTGCTGGACGTCTCATTAGCGTCTCGGCTCGGGGTCAGGAGGTCACTTCCTAACGAGTGAAGCTCAGGCTAATGAGCGAGTCTCACCCTGCGTGTCGTAGCTGGCGTGGATGCTGTTCCCGGGCAGAGACACATTCTGATGGGCGTCCTCCAGTGTCTCCAGGAAGGACACCAGGTTCTGGTGATAGGACAGCTCCTCGGACACAGGGAAGGACACCACCATCATGTTGATGGGAGCGTCTCCGTCGGTCAGTGCTCTGAAGAGGGAAGGGATCGGCCGCTGGAGCTCCTCCACTGTACTCTTAGCCGTCGCCGGAGTCTCACTCAGGTTCTTGGGGTTGCACATGCCTGAAATCATCACATCAGCACATCACGTCAGACCACaccacatcacatcacatcatcTCATCATCACATCTCATCACACCAAACCACATCAcatcatcacatcacatcacatcacatcacatcatcACATCACATCTCATCTCACCACACCACACCACACCACATCATCACATCTCATCATGTCATCACACCACACCACATCATCTCATCATCACATCACATCTCATCTCACCAAACCACATCAcatcatcacatcacatcaccaCACCACATCTCATCTCACCAAACCACATCACATCACACCAAaccacatcacatcacatcatcACACCACATCACATCTCATCTCACCACACCACCTCATCATCACATCATCACACCACATCTCATCACGTCATCACACCACACCACATCACCACATCACATCTCATCACACCAAaccacatcacatcacatcatcACACCACATCTCATCACGTCATCACACCACaccacatcacatcacatctcaTCTCACCACACCACCTCATCATCACATCTCATCTCATTTCATCATGTCATCACACCACACCACATCTCATCTCATCACCTCACGTCAcaccaaattttattttatcacatcaaatcacttcatcatcatcacatcaTCTCACCACACCACACATCATCACCTCACATCTCATCACCTCATCACATCTCATATCACATCATCACATCACACCAAACCTCATCTCATCTCACCACACCACATCACATCATCACACCACATCTCATCACGTCATCACACCACACCACATCATCTCATCATGACATCACATCTCATCACACCAAACCACATCACATCATGTCATCACACCACATCTCATCTCATCACCTAATTTTATGTTATCACATCAAATcacttcatcatcatcacatcaTCTCATCATCTCACCACACCACACATCATCACCTCACATCTCATCACATCATACATCTCATCACCTCACATCACATCACCAGAGTCATAGCGCTTTCTGAAGAGTTCAGTGGAGTGAATAAATCTATGTGAATAAAGTcttcattgatgtatggtttgttaggatctgACAATATttggaaaatctggaatctgaggacgcaaaaatgtctaaatattgagaaaatataaatttaaagttatccaaatgaagtccttagcaatgcatactaatcaaaaatgtaagttttaacATATGTAGGATATTTACAAATAATCTTCATCGAACATGATCttcacttaatatcctaatgatttttgtcataagaGAAATGTATCTTTGTGATATAAACACTACAAACACCTGTGCTCtgtgctccaggctcacatTAACACTCTCAAAACTAATTGTGTGCTTAATATTCTAAAATCTatttggttgcactttattttaagtaaattaaacatttttgttcatattcatGATCTCCCAAAAATACAGCACTTACAGTTACATTACAGAACTACACTTTTTAGAGGATGAACCTGAGTGAAGAAATGAAGACTAAAGTATTGAACGttaattaatatactttttaatttatattgtagttatattgtagtactaaatattaaaatgatctgaaatgagacaaaagtgtgtgtgttctgctgtTCTTACCCACACAGTCACAGCACTCCTCCCACAGAGAACCCAAACACATCAGACACTCTTTACAGCACGAGCAGTTCCCATCCGCCGGCCGGCACTGACACAGCTCCTgatcaccatcaccatcatcatcaccaccatcatcatcatcatcatcatcatcatcaccatcatggAGGACAAGCACACACAGATACCTCAGTCACTTTCAGAGGAACACAAATCCACTGAGAGCACTTTCagaataatacaaatacagtaaaaaaaaaaaaaaaaaaaaaaaaaaacaggagccATGTCATGTAGGAGGGCACCTACATGAAGCTTTCAAACTAGACTTCACGGTACAGACAGAGAAAATAACCAGAAATCCTAAATCTTTCATTCCCAAATGAGCTTCGCTGCTTGCTCCAGTAATACACAAACACTCTAACAATCAACCAGATATGATGTCCAGATATAACAGAGAGGAATACACTGACTGCATATGAGCAGCTTGATATGATATACTGACATACAGCACATATCAACATACTGCATTATCTGAGAAAGATTCACTGAATCAACAGAAAACACCGAGAATGAGAGACTCTTACCTGAATGAGACACTTGCTGACGTCGCTGGCGCACAGAGCTTTATTACACgccaaagagagagaaaaacttgacagaagaagaaaaaacactgaagatgatgaagacgaAGACGATAGAGGCTGCATTACGAACCGAACCGAACCTACAAGAACACactaatgagagagagagagagagagagagagagtgtgtgtgtgtgtgtgagtgagagagagagagagagagagagagagagagagagagagagagagagagagagagagagagagagagagagagagagagagagagagagagagagagagagacgcaaTCAACAAACAGCTCAAACATCAAAGACAAAGTGCGCCAGACCGACTGAGCGGCGACATCAAAGACTCTCGGTGTGAAAGTATCAAGCACGTGTGacatttcaatttcaaacaCAAACGCGCGCGAATCTCAGAAACTCACCTCGACACCTCGACACTGAACAAGATCCGCTGCAGATGATTAGGACATGATCAGAGACGATCTGAACTCAGCCAGACCGGACTAGACTAGACCAGACTGAACTACTGCTGTCGCTGCCGAGagttactcacacacacacacacacacacacacacacacacacacagacaggcgCCTTAAAGACACACCCCCCTGCTGCcttacatctgtgtgtgtgtgtgtgtgtgtgtgtgtgtgtgtgttaaagtctactttatttctgtgaagcgcagctgaattttcagcatcattactccagtcttcttCTGAAATCATAATAATCTACTGATTCACTGCTCAAGaaactgattattatcagtgttgaaacagttgtgctgcttcttTGGAAATCATgatacagtttatttttcaggattcaaagatgaatagaaagttcaaaagaaaatttgtatttaatatacaatataataatatacacacatatatttgaGACTGGAGACTAAATGAAGACATGAAACCTTCTGAGAAAGACGTGTTCATTTATTGATTACGGTTTGATCCATATTTCTGTAAATCCTCAGAGATCTGCTTGTCATGGTTTCATCTCACTAAGAATCACGGAGATGGACGGATGgccttcaggaagctggttttGGGCAGATGTTCGTCTGAAGCCGCTGTGGGGCAGAAGAACAGAGGAATGAAGTCTTCATCATCCAGCAGATGATTGTAGAAGATGAGGTCAAAGACACCAGAGAGGTGTTAGTGAACGATGATGAAATATGatcttgttgtgtgtgtgtgtgtgtgtgtgtgtgtgtgtgtgtgagatgctgGACCTGAAGGTGATCCACCCGGTCTGAGGACTGAAGACACGTGAACTCTGTGAAGGTCAGCATGAACTGAGCCAAGATTCATACAGAGATTTGTTTAGTACAGACTGATTCAACAAGAGAATCAAACTGATTCAGTTCCAGCAGAGTCATTCTCTAGATTAATAACTCCTTCGTGTGAATCATTTATCAGGACTGTTTATCGCTCATCAGTGTATTAGGCTAAGAAAGCTATCGTGACTCTTTAGTTCACATCTTCTGACTTCCTgatataaaatctgaattttgagATAGAAACTTGGGATTGGAAAGAGAGTCAGAAGTAATTTAGaaattctgttgttgttttcatccAGAATTCTGAATTGTCTGAATAGTCTTTTCTTGTCATTTCagataaaaaattacaattgaattttgagttgttttattctgtggtAGAAATGAGCTTCCATGTGAACCAGACACAGAGAAACAAGATGGAGTCTGTTTCCTGCAGTAGTCTGGCTCACACTGGTTTTCCTGTCATTAGTGTGAGTCTCCAGGCTCTTCAGAGATGGTTATACAGCAGAATGACTCTCCTCCTGATCTCAGGAACGTCTCTGCAGACCCAGACCGGGAACGGACAAGGTTCCCAGAATCACCTGACCCATGAAGACGGCGTCCGCTGGGACACGAGTGCGGTGGAAGGAGGACTCCAGAAGCTTCCTCTGACAGAACAGACGCGAGTAATGGATCTCGATCACTCCCTGAGAAGAGACCAAGAAGAACGCTGATATCACTGAAACCTGAGGAGCATCAGTCAGAGACAAGGACCAGTTCAGAGCTGCTCTGATGGTTCCATGAACCCAGATAAACACTGATGTCCTCTAAACCAGTAACATTAACAGATTTGTTCAAAGTAAACATCAGCACAAAAACGCTCGCGAAAcacttttttccaaaacattttagttgGACGTTCATCTAAAGCTTGTTACTGCTTGTTTTAGAGTAACGTTTCAACATTTCAAAGTAACGTTACGTTTATAAACTCAATCTCGAGGTGAAAGGTGTTTTCCGTACGGACCCGTCTGAGGAGCAGATCCACTGAGATGGACTCATGAAGACGTTGAAGACGGTCATGTAGTTTCTGAAGCGGATCTGTAGACGTGATGATTCCATCCGCTGCCGTCAGAGGACAAACAACACACACCCTActacagcaataataataattcataatcaaGAATCTATCCACACCACAGCAGTGCTCTGATGAAGATGAGAGTGAAGCTCCTCGTGATGAAGATGAGTGTGAATCTGctgctctgacacacacacacacacacacacagacacacagacacacacacacacactcgtgaaTCACATCAATATCAGTCAATTGTTTTAGGGTACAAAAACAGGGgcactttggataaaaacatcCTGCTCAAAACCCATTAAAACGTTTTAATTGCAGCGACgtttaactgtaaaatgatgTAATTTTGATTCTTAGTCCTTTACTCAAGTGTATTTTTACCAGATAGTGCCATTTTTTCAGGTTTGGTCTATAAAGTAGATACGGTTCTGTTTCTGCAGTCAGACAGATGAGAAGATGAGAAAAACTACAGTAAATCACAAACCAATCCCCGTCTCCTGAGGAAAACCAGCACTGCATCAAACTACAACTTACTCAAATCTCAGATTTGGAACAAAACTTCTTTAGATTTATGCCAATGAGTTCATaactcattttaataaacttaaaCCTCTTTATCTACCGTAGGTCTTCTATAAAATGAGACCTGACAGACATTTTCACTCACTATAAACccaactttttagtttttttttttaagtgaaggattaatcagtcattttatttgtcaaGTGAACGCATCTTAATTCAAGAATATTCACACACTTATTCTAGATCACTAATAAAGTCCTCTCCCCAGAAGAGCACACAGAAGCAGAGTTtgttcatttcagtttatttgtattttccaGGATCTTGATCTGTACATCAGCACTCGCTCGAGGCTGCTTTCACTGCAACACCGTCACTTTATTAGATcgatcaaaaaaaaacaaaacaagaaaaagacagacagcaACAGTCTTCCTCCGTCCCGAGGAGGAGCAAACCGTCAAAAACAGGAGGAAGCGGCGCGTCCTCGAGTCACGTGACCCGATCACATGACACCGGCGTCGCAAATCATGAAGAGAAACGAAATCAGGCACCTTCCGCAAACGAGGCGTTTAAAAGCAGTCATTATCAATGAACGGactgagaagaagaagaagcggTGATGAAGAGTGAAGAGGCTCAGAAACGTCCATCAGTCCTCAGAAGAGTGACCCTGAGAAGAATCCAGACGCTcgcaattaaaataaagcagacCTACAGAAGCTTGAGCGGCCGACTCCGAGCACCTCCACGgcctctgtctgtgtgtgtgtgtgtgtgtgtgtgtgtgtgtgtgtgtgtgtgtgtgtgtgtgtgtgtgtgagagtcagTCTCTGCTGGCGTCCAGTGATGGACAGACTCGCCGTCTCACTGTAAACACAGATGAAGATGACGAAGATGATAAAGATGAAGATGGCGTCCCTCACTCGTCTGATCCTGCCGAGCGCTTCTGGGTCCTCTTGCGCGGAGATCGCCTCGGAGACGCTTTatctgaagaaacacacagacgTCAGTCACGAGATCGGACGCACCGAGTCACATGATCAGAAGACCAGGATCAAAGCTCACCTCGTCGACTCGCCACTGAGCTCacgagaggaagaggaggagaagaagagagaaagagcagcGTGAGTGAGTGAGGAGAACAGGAGAACCAGACGGGATCAGAAAAGATGAGAAGAACAGACTCACTGGAGCTCAAGCTTTCAGTCACATCAAACAGCGCTAAAGAGCTAATTACTGGGTTTAGATCCAGTTTCACTGCAGAGAAACCCTTCTTCTACATCAGAGACActaaataatactattttaatactactactagagttgtattttaaataatttataaaatgttatagaaATGTTGTTAATCTGTTACTATTAttactttacaaataaaacaaagaactgTAGTACACGTGATATTTCACACTACTCCATTTCAAGAAACTAAAACTCAAAAACGCTGTAAACTAAAGTCTTAATCTGCCGCTGGACatacaataacacatttattcaaaCCTTGAACTCATAACAGACTTAAAAATGACTGCAGTTTTGTTTGATTGACAGTGAAACCCATCGCTGCCTGTGATTGGCCGACACTCACTGATCTGGTTGAGTGTTTCCTGTGGGATCCAGCTCATGTCCACATCGTTGTGATTAGAGGTTCCCATCTCAACTTTAGGCGCCGGCCGTCTcctctgtaacacacacacacacacacacacacacacactgaagcacAGATCCTGACAGCAGTGTAATGATGAAGAgcagctgatgatgatgatgaggatctGAGCGTCTCACCTTGCGTGACTCGAGAAGCTGATGAAGACCAACCACCAGGAGAAGACCGAGACCTGACAGAAACACGTACAAAAAgatcctgcacacacacacacacacacacacacacacagagagtcagTCATGTGATCAGAGGCCATCGCTGCTCAAACCCTGATCTCCTCGAGTGCTGCAGCAGTCTTACGTTTCTCCGTCCAGACCATCCTCTTTCTCGGTGATGGTGACGGTCTGATTGAAGACGGCGTCCTGGAACACATTGCCCTGAAACAGGAGGAGGAGACCATGAGCGAGTGcagagatcacacacacacacacacacactcgctgtctcacacacacactcacgctgcTGTCCTTGTAGTTGAGGTTGATGACGAGGCCGAAGGGTCTTCCTCCCATGGGCTCGGCGGGGATGAAGGAGTACTCGAAGGTGGCCTGGCGCTGAGGAGGAACCACGGTGCCCAGCTGCAGAGCCGTGAAGTTCTGGATGTAGAACTGGAAGTCCTGCGGGTAACGGAACGAAGCGTCCAGAGACTCCACCACGAAGTTCTCCGAGCCCTTGTTAGTGAACCCCAGCAGGAACTTCACGATGTTGTTAGCGGGAAAATCTGAAGCAGCCCACAGAAGAGAAACACAGTCTATTTATCAATTTATGCGATTTTAAGTATTCATCTGGAGCTATTACTCATATAGTGAGCACTTAAATGATCTAAATATCACTCTATATCTCCAGTAATAGGTCTCTGAAAGATGAGACTGAAGTGATCAAACATATAATGATGGAGAGCTAAAGAAATAAagtctcctcagaagatgtgagatgttttggaggaacagtgaaagtaaagctcctcaaaagatcctgaagatcagattcttctagaaaatGATTGATGGAGGATCAAGTAAAGACAGTAAGAGTTGATCTGGAGATATGACCTTTACTTGATCAGAATCAGTCCAGATCTGACCCCAGAAGAGTTTGACTGGATCAAACACCAGAGGCAGAAGGTTTTAACCCAAAAATTCAGGATCGAATGATACAGGTctctttatattaaatgtaatttattttctaacaatattactaatattgTATTAGAACACGTGTCTCCTGGTGAATGTGAGATCGACTTGTTCACCTTCTCCTTTGTCGAAGAGGATGGTGGTGTCAGCGTTGGGAGAAGCCTTCATCTCCCCCACCAGagcttcttcctcctcttcctccttttCTTCCGTCTGACAGAAGAAACGACAGCATGAGCGTCTTCACAAACCGCTCGGATGAGAAGAGATTAATGAGCGTTAGTTTAATCTCTTACTAGCTCTGTGTTATCATCGTCCTCCACCTCAgcttcatcatcctcatcctcagcCATCACATCATCAGCAGCATCTTCATCCACAGCCTCCTCTTCCTCGGTGGCGTCCTGGGCAGAAACGACCgtccctacacacacacacacacacacacacacacacacagctggagTTCATTAAGAGGTCTGACACACATCTGATGATGTTTGAGTTCATGTGATTAAAGTCACATACAGAGAATTTAACTTGTTTGCGTCAAATACTCATTTAATTGCTGTTCAAGAAGCATTTCATCAATATTTAAAGCAGTTGAGTACATttgtattcaattatttaaatgaaactcTTTTCTGAAATACACTATACCTTTCAAAAGCTTGGAAtatcaaagaaacctgaaaaaaatctCCTCAGCTGTTGTTTTCAtcaataataagaataataagaagtttcttgagcagtaaatcagtgtattagattgacttctgaagactggagtaattgatctcagaaaaacttttattttcaagtaTATCAAAACGTTACTGTTTCAGCTGGACTTTAGATCAAACGAATGCAGTCTTGATGAACAGAAGAGGTTTATTTAACTCTTTCTGGTCAAAAACACGATGTCCTGACACGTAATCACTTCTCCAGAGAACTACTTTCTGCTCTTTCGGGCGCTTTGTAGCGCGGTATAAAAGTGTTTAGTTGTGATGTTTGGTTCTGATGTGATTTACTTCAGTTTGAATGAGTGTGAGCGGCGCTGAAGGACacgtcactcacacacacacacacacacacacacacacacacactcacacacacacacacacacacacacacacacacacacacccagccTAAATCACTCCAGACGCCACACCGAGTTCCTTCAGAGCGGATTATCGACGAGTAACAGCGCGCCGATCGCGTTATTGATGATTATATCACATATTTCCGAGAGTTTCAGAGACGCGGCCTGACGGAGAACCGTAAACTCACCCTTCAGCAGCAGCGTCGCGGGAAACGCCAGcaagagcagcagcagcagcttctGCAGCAGTCTCATGATTCCGATAACGAGAAACAatagaaaaacactgataataaacgAGAAGAAACGAGGGAGAAACGCGTCTGAAGCGCTGGACGAGCCCACACTGAC from Puntigrus tetrazona isolate hp1 chromosome 24, ASM1883169v1, whole genome shotgun sequence includes:
- the ssr1 gene encoding translocon-associated protein subunit alpha isoform X1, translating into MRLLQKLLLLLLLAFPATLLLKGTVVSAQDATEEEEAVDEDAADDVMAEDEDDEAEVEDDDNTELTEEKEEEEEEALVGEMKASPNADTTILFDKGEDFPANNIVKFLLGFTNKGSENFVVESLDASFRYPQDFQFYIQNFTALQLGTVVPPQRQATFEYSFIPAEPMGGRPFGLVINLNYKDSSGNVFQDAVFNQTVTITEKEDGLDGETIFLYVFLSGLGLLLVVGLHQLLESRKRRRPAPKVEMGTSNHNDVDMSWIPQETLNQIMASRRDKASPRRSPRKRTQKRSAGSDE
- the twsg1b gene encoding twisted gastrulation protein homolog 1-B — translated: MQPLSSSSSSSSVFFLLLSSFSLSLACNKALCASDVSKCLIQELCQCRPADGNCSCCKECLMCLGSLWEECCDCVGMCNPKNLSETPATAKSTVEELQRPIPSLFRALTDGDAPINMMVVSFPVSEELSYHQNLVSFLETLEDAHQNVSLPGNSIHASYDTQDKQCTVVYFDDCVSIRQCKQYCESMGASKYRWFHNACCECIGPECLDYGSKAVRCMNCQY
- the ssr1 gene encoding translocon-associated protein subunit alpha isoform X2 codes for the protein MRLLQKLLLLLLLAFPATLLLKGTVVSAQDATEEEEAVDEDAADDVMAEDEDDEAEVEDDDNTELTEEKEEEEEEALVGEMKASPNADTTILFDKGEDFPANNIVKFLLGFTNKGSENFVVESLDASFRYPQDFQFYIQNFTALQLGTVVPPQRQATFEYSFIPAEPMGGRPFGLVINLNYKDSSGNVFQDAVFNQTVTITEKEDGLDGETIFLYVFLSGLGLLLVVGLHQLLESRKRRRPAPKVEMGTSNHNDVDMSWIPQETLNQINKASPRRSPRKRTQKRSAGSDE